From Candidatus Nucleicultrix amoebiphila FS5, a single genomic window includes:
- a CDS encoding bifunctional GrpB family protein/GNAT family N-acetyltransferase, giving the protein MSQNVIVIPYDPTWPKRFWLEAKKIKEALGDNCVTIHHIGSTSIPGLSAKPIIDMLPVVKDILAVNSQALENLGYRGRGELGMPFRRYFSNHVYHLHIWEEGHPEIDRHLLFLEYLRKYPEELKRYEDLKLQLAKKFPEDRSSYTASKYDLIQEMVKKSGFEGLTMVEALLNQEWDAYHRIRKTLLFEPRGIQYDPHHPSITAENHYNFVLMRGTDIIGAIAVELLDNERAALRSLVIDTPYQNRGYGDKFLRMIERWILHQNRTKIVLHSVPQAVSFYKRAGYLEEPFNEVSANPNKNAIDLAKILSR; this is encoded by the coding sequence ATGTCACAGAACGTTATCGTTATCCCTTACGATCCCACTTGGCCCAAGAGATTTTGGCTAGAAGCAAAGAAAATTAAAGAAGCTTTAGGGGACAACTGCGTGACCATTCATCATATTGGTTCCACGTCTATTCCTGGTCTCTCTGCAAAGCCTATCATTGATATGCTACCTGTTGTTAAAGATATTCTTGCTGTTAATAGCCAGGCTTTAGAAAACCTTGGTTATCGAGGACGGGGAGAATTGGGGATGCCCTTTAGACGTTATTTTTCTAATCATGTTTATCATCTCCATATTTGGGAAGAAGGGCATCCCGAAATTGATCGTCATCTCTTGTTTCTTGAATACCTTAGAAAATATCCTGAAGAATTAAAACGCTATGAAGACCTTAAGCTGCAACTCGCGAAAAAATTTCCTGAAGATCGCTCTTCTTACACGGCTTCAAAATATGATTTGATTCAAGAGATGGTTAAAAAGTCAGGCTTTGAAGGTTTGACGATGGTCGAAGCGCTGTTAAATCAAGAATGGGACGCGTATCATCGGATTCGTAAGACTTTACTCTTTGAACCTCGGGGCATTCAGTATGATCCTCACCATCCGTCAATTACAGCTGAAAATCACTATAACTTTGTGCTGATGAGGGGAACAGACATCATTGGCGCAATTGCCGTAGAGTTGCTCGATAATGAGCGTGCGGCCCTTCGTTCCTTAGTGATTGATACGCCTTATCAAAATAGAGGATATGGAGATAAATTTTTAAGGATGATTGAGCGTTGGATTCTTCATCAAAATCGCACGAAAATAGTCCTTCATAGCGTTCCCCAAGCTGTTTCTTTTTATAAAAGGGCTGGATATTTAGAAGAACCTTTTAATGAAGTAAGCGCCAATCCTAATAAAAATGCCATAGATTTGGCAAAAATTTTGAGCAGATAA
- a CDS encoding GNAT family N-acetyltransferase, with translation MTFHSATLKDKDTIFEWLDNPHVQEFWDNSPQHRQDIENFMGGRQTRSPYFGGMNSYWVGLLDNHPYAFIITHEESEKTDPPEIYKPYISKTGKTFGIDFCIGSKNHLGKGLAAPTLKAFMHYFIKAVEPKTDIFYIDPFINNPRAIHVYQKAGFKIVSEFTQQGGFFDQSKGVLMIKEISSEQI, from the coding sequence ATGACGTTTCACTCAGCTACGCTCAAAGATAAAGACACTATTTTCGAATGGCTTGATAATCCTCATGTGCAAGAATTTTGGGACAATAGTCCTCAACATCGCCAAGATATAGAAAATTTTATGGGTGGACGTCAAACCCGCTCCCCGTATTTTGGAGGCATGAATTCCTATTGGGTTGGACTTTTAGATAATCATCCCTATGCCTTTATTATCACGCATGAAGAATCGGAAAAAACAGATCCTCCAGAGATTTACAAACCTTACATCTCGAAAACAGGGAAAACTTTCGGAATTGATTTTTGCATTGGCAGTAAAAACCATTTAGGTAAAGGTTTAGCAGCGCCTACTTTAAAAGCTTTCATGCACTATTTTATTAAAGCGGTTGAGCCCAAAACTGATATTTTTTATATCGATCCCTTTATAAATAACCCCAGAGCCATTCATGTTTATCAAAAAGCAGGCTTTAAAATCGTCTCTGAATTTACTCAACAAGGCGGTTTCTTTGATCAAAGCAAAGGCGTGCTGATGATCAAAGAAATTTCTAGTGAACAAATATAA
- the proS gene encoding proline--tRNA ligase yields the protein MRLSRYFLPTIKENPSEAQVVSHRLMLRSGMILQSSAGIYSWLPLGTRVLKNVERIIRQEQNRAGAYEVIMPTIQSADLWMESGRYNAYGDEMLRIKDRQERDMLYSPTAEEVVTDIGRKFMKSYRDLPQMLYQINWKFRDEIRPRFGVMRGREFLMKDCYSFDLNFEDAQKSYRTMMEAYMRTFTRLGLKAVPVRASSGPIGGDMSHEFQILANTGESLIYYDADLEKLMETETFDIEHLMGLYAADEEMHDAKNCPVPQDRLKSKRGIEVGHVFYLGTKYSDPLKAHIIDKGGQNITVHMGCYGIGVSRLVAAIIEASHDDVGIVWPASVAPFDVALLNLKPDDEKCTKASDDLYLKLQQHCLDVLYDDRSERSGVKFATHDLIGLPWQIRFGSRSLESNTYELKNRRTGEVLENVSWDNLIDAIKGPHKSCCS from the coding sequence ATGCGTTTAAGTCGCTATTTTTTGCCAACAATTAAAGAAAATCCAAGCGAAGCTCAAGTGGTGTCTCATCGATTGATGTTGCGATCAGGTATGATTTTGCAATCATCAGCTGGTATTTATTCATGGCTTCCTTTGGGTACGCGCGTTTTAAAGAATGTTGAACGCATCATTCGCCAAGAGCAAAATCGAGCTGGCGCTTATGAAGTTATTATGCCCACCATCCAAAGCGCTGATTTGTGGATGGAAAGTGGACGTTACAATGCCTATGGCGATGAAATGTTGCGTATTAAAGATCGTCAAGAACGCGATATGTTATATTCGCCAACAGCAGAGGAAGTTGTTACCGATATTGGTCGAAAATTCATGAAAAGTTATCGGGATCTTCCTCAAATGCTCTACCAAATCAACTGGAAGTTTCGTGATGAAATACGTCCACGCTTTGGTGTTATGCGAGGGCGCGAGTTTCTTATGAAAGATTGCTATTCTTTTGATCTTAATTTTGAAGACGCACAAAAATCCTATCGCACGATGATGGAAGCCTATATGCGTACGTTTACACGCTTGGGTCTCAAGGCAGTGCCTGTGCGCGCTTCAAGTGGGCCCATTGGCGGAGATATGAGTCATGAGTTTCAAATTCTAGCCAATACGGGTGAAAGCCTTATTTATTATGATGCGGATTTGGAAAAGTTGATGGAGACAGAGACTTTTGACATTGAACATCTTATGGGGCTTTATGCAGCTGATGAAGAAATGCATGATGCTAAAAACTGCCCTGTTCCTCAAGACCGTCTCAAATCAAAACGTGGCATTGAAGTAGGCCACGTTTTTTATTTAGGAACAAAATATTCCGATCCATTAAAGGCACATATTATAGATAAAGGTGGTCAGAATATTACAGTCCATATGGGATGTTATGGAATCGGCGTCTCACGTCTCGTTGCCGCAATTATTGAAGCAAGTCATGATGATGTAGGCATTGTATGGCCAGCAAGTGTGGCACCTTTTGATGTGGCCTTACTTAACCTCAAGCCTGATGATGAAAAATGTACCAAAGCATCTGATGACCTTTATCTCAAGCTTCAGCAACACTGCTTAGATGTTCTCTATGATGATCGGAGTGAAAGGTCAGGTGTTAAATTTGCTACCCATGACCTTATTGGCTTGCCCTGGCAAATTCGCTTTGGTTCACGGTCATTGGAATCTAATACTTATGAACTAAAAAATCGCCGGACGGGTGAAGTTCTTGAGAATGTCAGTTGGGACAACTTAATTGATGCCATTAAAGGCCCTCATAAAAGTTGCTGCTCATGA
- a CDS encoding lipoprotein-releasing ABC transporter permease subunit, whose translation MLMNAFIRKVAFRYLRPKGKEGFISIIAGFSFLGIMLGVATLIVVMSVMNGFRAELMKSILGFNGHIAVGSAISEGMLNYDKATELVRAIPGITSATPLIERQAMLAHDNNAMGINVHGVKLEDLKDRDLIASKIVMGSLDKFTEDNAIVIGLRLAERLNVVPGDIVTLIAPEGNSSPFGTVPRMRTLQVAAIFNVGMTEFDKGMTFIPLTTAQKFFRMPNMASGLEIFVDDPDKVTLYVQKIFETLGANLRILDWQKANSKFFGAIKVERNVMFLILTLIIIVAAFNIISSLIMLVKDKGRDIAILRTMGATKGMITGIFLLTGSMIGVAGTIMGSALGITFALNIERIRQFFQSLTGTELFNAEIYFLSKMPSKIDWSEVSVVVGMALTITFLATLRPAWRAAKLDPVEALRYE comes from the coding sequence CTGCTCATGAACGCTTTTATCCGTAAAGTAGCCTTCAGATATTTACGACCTAAGGGAAAAGAAGGCTTTATCTCAATTATTGCCGGCTTTTCATTCCTCGGCATTATGTTGGGAGTTGCAACACTTATTGTCGTCATGTCGGTCATGAATGGTTTTCGTGCAGAGCTCATGAAAAGTATCTTAGGGTTTAATGGTCATATCGCAGTTGGGAGTGCTATATCAGAAGGCATGCTCAATTATGACAAAGCGACGGAACTTGTGCGCGCAATCCCAGGAATAACCAGCGCCACCCCCCTTATTGAACGTCAAGCGATGCTAGCGCATGACAACAATGCCATGGGTATTAATGTTCACGGAGTAAAGTTAGAAGATTTAAAAGACCGTGACCTTATTGCCAGTAAAATTGTCATGGGAAGCTTGGATAAGTTTACCGAGGACAACGCCATCGTCATTGGGCTAAGACTTGCCGAGCGATTGAATGTTGTACCAGGCGATATTGTTACGCTCATTGCACCAGAGGGAAATTCATCGCCTTTTGGTACAGTTCCAAGAATGAGGACCTTGCAAGTCGCCGCGATTTTTAATGTCGGTATGACCGAGTTTGATAAAGGGATGACTTTTATTCCTCTCACCACCGCCCAAAAATTTTTCCGCATGCCTAATATGGCTTCAGGACTAGAGATATTTGTTGATGACCCTGATAAAGTTACTCTCTATGTCCAAAAGATTTTTGAAACTTTGGGAGCGAATTTGCGCATTCTTGATTGGCAAAAGGCAAACTCAAAATTCTTTGGTGCCATTAAAGTTGAGCGCAATGTGATGTTTTTAATTTTAACGCTCATCATCATCGTGGCTGCCTTTAATATCATTTCCAGTTTGATTATGTTGGTCAAAGATAAAGGACGTGACATTGCAATTTTGCGAACCATGGGCGCTACAAAAGGTATGATCACGGGCATCTTTTTGCTGACAGGCTCTATGATTGGCGTCGCAGGTACGATTATGGGAAGTGCGTTGGGGATTACTTTTGCTCTCAACATTGAACGCATAAGGCAATTTTTTCAAAGCCTTACGGGCACTGAGTTGTTCAATGCTGAAATCTATTTTCTTTCAAAAATGCCTTCGAAAATAGACTGGTCAGAAGTCTCAGTTGTCGTTGGCATGGCATTGACGATTACTTTTCTTGCTACTCTTCGACCAGCTTGGCGCGCTGCAAAATTAGATCCTGTAGAGGCCTTACGCTATGAGTAA
- a CDS encoding ABC transporter ATP-binding protein → MSKNPVILKLENIQQVFHQGAASLEVLKGIDLEIRPGECVALVGASGSGKSTLLHITGLLEHPSKGEIYINNEACSKLRDKRRTDLRRKTIGFIYQFHHLLPEFTALENIMLPQMIDGLSENEAENRARALLTSLKLDKRASHVPAKLSGGEQQRIAILRALANRPKLLLADEPTGNLDENTADLVFKELLGLVKSQGMAALIATHNMDLAKRMDRVLHLRNGHLHKK, encoded by the coding sequence ATGAGTAAAAACCCTGTTATTCTTAAGTTGGAGAATATCCAACAAGTTTTCCATCAAGGTGCAGCTTCTCTCGAAGTTTTGAAGGGGATTGATTTAGAAATTCGTCCAGGCGAATGTGTCGCTCTGGTCGGTGCATCTGGATCGGGAAAATCAACACTTCTCCATATCACCGGACTTTTAGAGCACCCCAGCAAAGGGGAGATCTACATTAATAATGAAGCTTGCTCAAAGCTGAGAGATAAACGCCGCACAGATTTGCGTCGTAAAACTATTGGCTTTATTTATCAATTTCATCACTTATTACCTGAGTTCACTGCTTTAGAAAACATTATGTTGCCTCAAATGATTGATGGGCTTTCAGAAAATGAAGCAGAAAACCGCGCGCGCGCGCTTCTCACATCACTCAAACTTGATAAACGTGCGAGTCATGTGCCTGCAAAACTTTCAGGTGGCGAGCAGCAACGTATTGCGATTTTAAGAGCTTTGGCGAATCGACCAAAGCTTTTGTTAGCGGATGAGCCTACGGGTAATTTAGATGAAAATACAGCCGATCTTGTCTTTAAAGAGCTTTTAGGACTCGTAAAAAGTCAAGGGATGGCAGCTCTCATTGCCACTCATAATATGGATCTAGCCAAACGTATGGATCGCGTCCTTCATCTTAGAAACGGTCACCTTCATAAAAAGTAA
- a CDS encoding TIGR01459 family HAD-type hydrolase has protein sequence MTAKIIKHFEDLISQYDAYIFSVRGVFYEDEIVYEDAIQVIKNLSNLRKSVGMLSNARERSEEMMKFLESIGITPPHYQALMTAGEATYQHLSRQNDIRHAVLGKKCYFLGPQNGVRFLKDLNVNRTDLIEEASFILVYGSDGIHAKASDYRSILEQGLRHHIPMICISREPVSDGLEATALNPAKIGEAYEKMGGTVFVHGKPNASLFLKTSKDMNVADIKRVLVVGDSLNADIAGAKAAHMKSMLILSHLTRAELKLRQKNPSLEEIRDMAHEKGYNPLYIMSHLTW, from the coding sequence ATGACAGCAAAAATTATTAAACATTTTGAAGATTTGATCAGCCAATATGATGCTTATATTTTTAGTGTCCGAGGCGTCTTTTATGAAGATGAAATTGTGTATGAAGACGCTATTCAAGTGATCAAGAATCTCTCCAACTTAAGAAAATCTGTAGGTATGCTTTCCAACGCACGCGAGCGTTCTGAAGAAATGATGAAATTTTTAGAAAGCATTGGGATAACCCCTCCCCACTATCAAGCCCTTATGACGGCTGGAGAAGCCACCTATCAACATCTCTCTCGACAGAATGATATAAGACATGCGGTTTTAGGGAAGAAGTGTTATTTTTTAGGTCCTCAAAACGGTGTTCGTTTTCTCAAAGACCTTAACGTGAATAGAACGGATTTAATTGAAGAAGCTAGTTTTATTTTGGTCTACGGTTCGGATGGAATTCACGCAAAGGCCAGTGATTATCGCTCAATTCTTGAACAAGGCTTAAGACACCATATTCCCATGATTTGTATTAGTCGCGAACCTGTCAGTGATGGGCTTGAAGCAACCGCCCTTAATCCTGCAAAAATAGGTGAAGCCTACGAAAAGATGGGAGGCACTGTCTTTGTCCACGGCAAACCAAATGCATCTCTGTTTTTGAAAACAAGTAAAGATATGAATGTGGCAGACATTAAACGTGTTCTTGTTGTTGGCGATTCATTAAATGCCGATATCGCAGGTGCAAAAGCTGCGCATATGAAATCCATGCTGATCTTAAGCCACCTAACCCGCGCTGAGCTTAAGCTTCGACAAAAAAATCCCTCCCTTGAGGAGATTCGTGACATGGCCCACGAAAAAGGATATAATCCTTTATACATCATGAGTCATTTGACCTGGTAA
- a CDS encoding HlyC/CorC family transporter yields the protein MSSLTYLPISLTILFFILLSAIFSASETALIAASKAKLHRLSKKGSNAAKMVMSMRLESEKLIGTILLCNSLANIVSASLATYLFTKFWGETGVWYATALMTFLIVIYAEVMPKIFAISFAESLAIFLAPSISFLIKITSPITFFIEKMARWSLRLMGVKIDPKARITSSEEELRGAIDLHEGSPESRQEKAMMHSILDLGDVHVDEIMVHRSDVTMLDADSDPATIIEMVTSSPFTRIPLWEENTDNIIGILNAKDLLRAIRFHNGNLQNIKIKEIVNKPWFVPETTTLHEQLQAFRDRKEHFAIVVDEYGAFIGIVTLEDILEEIVGEISDEHDIQIPGIWGQMNGDIFVTGSTTLRDLNRQFDWALPDIEASTIAGLVLHEARKIPKVGQTFNIEGFRIKVIRRVRNKLTLLRISSVKKV from the coding sequence ATGTCGTCTTTAACATATTTACCCATATCCTTAACAATTCTGTTCTTCATACTGCTGTCAGCAATTTTTTCAGCATCGGAAACGGCGCTCATAGCAGCGTCAAAAGCTAAACTTCATCGCTTGTCCAAGAAAGGCTCCAATGCCGCTAAGATGGTGATGAGCATGCGTCTTGAGTCCGAAAAATTGATTGGCACTATATTACTGTGCAACAGCTTAGCGAATATCGTTTCAGCTTCTCTAGCAACTTATTTATTTACAAAATTTTGGGGGGAAACAGGCGTTTGGTACGCAACTGCTCTCATGACTTTTTTGATTGTGATTTATGCCGAAGTGATGCCAAAGATTTTTGCCATTAGTTTTGCTGAATCTTTAGCCATATTTCTTGCTCCTTCTATTAGTTTCTTGATCAAAATAACTTCTCCCATAACTTTTTTTATTGAAAAAATGGCGCGTTGGAGCCTTCGTCTAATGGGGGTAAAAATTGATCCAAAAGCACGTATTACCAGTTCTGAAGAAGAGTTGAGAGGAGCTATCGATCTGCACGAAGGATCACCCGAAAGTCGTCAAGAAAAAGCCATGATGCACAGCATTTTAGATCTAGGAGATGTGCATGTAGATGAAATTATGGTCCACCGCAGTGATGTGACAATGCTCGATGCGGATAGTGATCCCGCTACTATAATTGAGATGGTCACCAGCAGTCCTTTTACGCGCATTCCATTATGGGAAGAAAACACGGATAACATTATTGGCATTTTGAATGCGAAAGATTTATTAAGAGCCATTCGCTTTCATAACGGCAATTTGCAAAACATAAAAATCAAAGAAATCGTCAACAAACCTTGGTTCGTTCCTGAAACAACTACTCTTCATGAACAGTTACAAGCGTTTCGTGATCGCAAAGAACACTTTGCCATTGTCGTTGATGAATATGGCGCTTTTATTGGTATCGTGACGCTTGAAGATATTTTAGAAGAAATCGTCGGTGAAATTTCAGATGAGCATGACATTCAGATCCCTGGAATTTGGGGACAAATGAATGGCGATATTTTTGTGACAGGTTCTACAACTTTGAGAGATCTGAATCGACAATTTGATTGGGCCTTACCAGATATAGAAGCTTCAACTATTGCAGGCCTTGTGCTTCATGAAGCACGCAAAATTCCAAAAGTTGGACAAACATTTAATATCGAAGGTTTTCGCATTAAAGTTATTCGTCGTGTACGTAATAAACTCACTCTATTGCGTATAAGCTCAGTAAAGAAGGTATAG